The Terriglobia bacterium genome segment TCCCCAACCGAACAGAGACTCGGCACAGCCTTGCGGCGAAGAAGGCGGCTCCGCTGAGGCACTCCCGAGCGCGAGGCCCGCTGACCCATGGCAGGCGGCGAGCCGTTGGAGTACGGTGCACCGGGCGATCGCGCGCTTAGTCAGCGCGACAAGTCGACCTACCTGAGGTTCGGCGATGAGGTCGGACAAGATCAACCGCATGAAGGAACCCGTCCCACCGGCGAAGAACAACCTGTCCTGGGTGACGAGAGCGATGGAAGTTATGCTGGTGTCTACCGTCGATGGCATCGCGTCGCTAAGTACCATCCCACAGAATCAGCGCCGCAAGCTGATCGCGGAGGCGGCCTATCTCAAGGCGGAGCGTCGCGGGTTCCGGGGCGGCACTCCCGAGCGGGACTGGCTCGACGCCGAGGCCGAGGTTGACGCGATCCTCCTGCACGCGTGCTGAAGCGGCGAGTAGCACCTCCCACTGGTCCGATCGCAATCCCCACTTGCTCTCGGTACTGCGCGCATAACCCTGCACGCCTGCGAGTTCAATCCTCAAGTCCCCAGATCCTCACCTCGCCCGCGCCGTACTGCACGATCGCCCGCCCCAGCGCCATGATCATCGCCACGATGCCGTCGATCCGGCCCGTGCTCTTGGCCTTGTCGGGCTTCAGGTTCCCCGCGGGGTCCTGCCTCACCGAGACGTTGTCGGCCATCCACCGAAGGACCGGGTTCCCACCGTGGCGGAGCCGCTTCGACAGCAGCAGCGCCTCCAGTTCCTTGGTCGGTGCCGACATGTCCCGGAACCCCTGGCCGAACGGGACGATCGTGATCCCGTCGCTGACGAGCTGGGAGGTGATCTGGCTCGCGTTCCAGCGATCGACGGCGACTTCCCGGAGCTGGTAGCGTTCCATCAGCTCGTTGACACGAAGCTGCGGGACCTCGGGAACGAGCGGCGTCGCCTCCTGAACCGCCTTGAGGAGCTTGAGACGGCCCCCTACGAGCCGATCGATGCCGAGGTAGTCCTCCGGGAAGGACTCGCCTCTCTGCGCGACCTGCCGCGCCTGCTGGAGTCAGGGAGCCTGGAGGAGCGAAAGGAGTTCGTGCAGGCGTTCGTGGGCGGCGTGAAGGTCATGCCCGAAGAGGCACGCCTCGAGCTGGAGATGCGAAAGTTCCCCGCCGTGGCGCTACCGCGGCCTGGGAACTCTCCCTGTGAGCTGGTAGCGGGGGCACGCTATGAACGGGTACAGATAGAAATGACGCCGGACAGCCGGTTCGTGGTGCAGCGCAAACCGATAAGACTTGTAGCGTAGCCGCCGGCCCCGGTCCCTGGGGCTGCCTCATCCTGGTAGCACCCCCAGGAGAAAGGTCGGCCGTCTGGTCCCCCGCCAAGAGATGCGAACCCAACATCACCGGTCAGAGGCGCCGGGGTTTTGGCGGCGGAGACGAGCCGGTCAGCCTCCTCGATCGAGAGCGGTTCGCGCTCGTACCTGTAGGACATAGGGTTCTGACCCGTTCGCACTGACGCAGGAAAGGCGAACTTTGGTCGCTTCCCTGCCTTTCGGCTACCAAAAAGAACGCCGGGAGGAAAGCCCGGATCTGTGGACAAGTTCGTCTTTGTAGATGGAAGGCGAACTCCGTTCGCGGTCCCAGCCGAAAAGAGGGCGCGCGGCCACGGGTTAACGATGGGCCAGAGCTGAGGCAAGCCGTCCGTTGAGGCGCGGGGTCAAGTGCGGCACACGACCCCCGGCGCGTTGGGTGCAGGGTTCAGATCTGAGATGTCGTACAGCCGAGTCTCTGATTCTTCGGCCGATGGTGCCCCATCCCGGCTGACGGGGCGTATACTCCCCGCAGATATGGCCAGGGCATGAAGCTGACGTGCCATTCTAGGAGGCAGAATCATGAGCGCAGCCGCTAGGTTTGTGCTGGCCGCAGGTGTTGTGGTGAGCTTCCTGCATGCTTCTGCGCAAGAGCCCTGCGTTCAGCTTCCTCTTGGTGCAGTTGGCTGGTGGCCAGGGGATAACGATGCTCTCGACATCAAGGGTGGAAACGACGGAGTACTGTGGTACGGCGCGTCCTACAGCGGTGGGGTGGTGGGCGCGGCGTTCAACCTCGATGGTGGTGACGACTACGTCGAGATCGCCGACAGGGATGATCTGACACCGCCGTCGCTCACTCTTGGCGCGTGGGTCAACCCGGCCACCATGACCGGTGACGGAGCGATCGTGTCGAAATATGACTCATTCAAGAGCGGAACCAGTTGGATCTTGCTGATGCTCGCGGGCGGCAGATTGCGGTTCGGGGTCTACGGAGACAGGACAGGTCATCCAAAGACCCGCTACATTGACTCGAATGAGCCCGTTCTCTTCAGCAACTCGTTTCAACACGTCGCGGCCACCTTCGACGACCTTACCAAGAACTTGAAGCTCTATGTCAACGGCACTGAGGTTCCAGGAACGACGTACGGGGTGACTGATTTGTCCATCTGGAACAGCGAGACTCCTGTCCGGATCGGAGTCTACGTCGACATTACCAACCATTTGATCGCCCATTGGGATGGCATCATCGATGAAGTTCAGATCTTCAGTCGGGCCCTCTCCCGCTGTGAAATCAAGGCAATGGCCGATGCTCGCAGCGGAGGTGCATGCAAGGGAGACACGGACGGCGACGGTCTTCTCGACTTCAACGACAACTGTCCAGGCCTCTCTAACGCTGGTCAAGAAAACGTCGACGGCGATGCAGCAGGGGACGCGTGCGATTGTGCACCGGCTGATCCGGGAGTCTTCGCGGCTCCGGGAGAGGTCGGAATGCTCCAGGTGAGGACGGTTGGCGACAACTCGGAGCTGGATTGGTGCTCCAGTGCGCTGGAGGCCGGAATCGCATCTGTCTACGATGTTCCCCGAGGCACCCTCAATGAGTTCCCTGTCGGGACAGGGGTGTCCGAGACATGTTTGCCGCCGGGCAGCTTTACGAGCCCAGCGGCGACGGACCCTGCAGTTCCCACAACCAGCAGCGGTTTCTGGTACCTGGTGAGGAGTCGCAATGGCTGTGGCGTCGGTACGTACGGGTTCCGGAGCAATGGCACAGAGAGGGCGACTGCGGTTTGCCCTTAGCGCCGCGGCCGCGTTTTCCTTGTCTCGCAAAAAGGCGCTGGCTGAGGAATAACAAGACCCGTTCGATCCAGAGGGCGCCTTTCCTAATGGAAGGCGAACTCCGTTCGGGTTCTCAAAGGCGACTAAGACGGTCCTGTATGGCGCAGCTTCGCGCAAAATGGATCACGTTCGCTTCTGGGCCGCCGTATAGTGTCGCCATCGTGCGACCTTGCGATCGTGCGACCGAAATCGCGGTTACCGGGTCTGCCCAGGAGACACACGCCAAGCGATACCTGACTCAGGGGGGGGGAATCATGAAAACGAGAGTCGTCTTTTGCATCCTGCTCGCCGTGGTCTCCATCAGTTGGTCCCGCGCGGCAGAGACAGACGCCGTTAATCCGGCGTTGGCGGACGCTTGGAACCACGCAGCGAGTGGTTTCGATTCGGTTTTTGTGGAAAACCGAGGTCAGCTTGACCCAGGAGTCCAGTATTCCGCTCAGCTGCCTGGACTCACGGTCTCCTTGACTTCACGCGGCTTGACTCTCGAACTGTATTCGGCCCCAAAGACGACTTCTCTCCAAATGGCCAAGGCCCCCCCGAGGGACTTGTCCGCAACTTCTCGAGGCACCAGCGAAAGAGATCGCGTTGAGTGGTTCGGAAGAACCGCTCGAAAGCGCCCTCTTCGAGACCAAGACGTGCAGGCATCATCGTTGGCGGAGCGCAGTACCATCCACATCGACTTTGTGGATGCCAATCCCACGCCGGTTGTCGAAGGCTCGGGCCCGGTTTCCGGCTTGAGGAATTACTACCTGGGGTCCGATCCCCGCCGCTGGGCCACGAAGGTTCATGCGTTCTCGGCTGTGACTTTCAAGGGCCTCTGGCCTGGAGTCCATCTCACGTACTGGGTCGAAGGCGGCGCGCTTCGCTACAAGTACACAGGCACGAACGCTAACACGATCGCCGGCAAGGCATTTCGTTATGAGGGAGCCAATCGCATCGTCGCTGGGCCCGCCGGCTCCTTCCATCTCGAGACTCCTCTAGCGAACGTGACGGACATGCGGCCCGCCGGGGACCGCGACACTGGAACGATCGCGGTCGGTGCCACCTTCGAAGGCAGTTCACAGGCATCGCCACAGATCGGCGGCCAGTGCTCCAATTACCCGCGGGGCGTCACCATGATGGATCTCGCCTATAGTACATTCTTCGGCCCCAATAGCATTGGCACCTTTGTCAACGCCGTCGTGGCAGTCCCTGGCCAGAACGGCCTGGAGCCTCTTGTCGTCGGCACGACCGCGGACGACATTACGTCGAGCTCCGTTGCCTTCGTCGCCAAGTTCGACTTGACCGCTTCGAACCTGCAGTGGATCAGCTATTTCGGCGGCACCGGCGACGATCAGGCGACGAGCGTCGCGTTGGACGGAAACCAACCTCTCGTGTACGGAGTGACTACTTCAACTAACTTCCCTACCACTCCAGGCGTCTTTCGATCCACTCCAATACCGGGGTACGGGGACCTCTTTCTCGCGAAGCTCACAGACGTGGGTGAATTGGTTTGGAGCACGTACGTAGGCGGGGACGTCTCATCAACGGGCTGGGCGTTGCACCCGGGTGCTCCGGATAACTCGCCATGGTGGGGGGAATATACTCCACAAGCTATTCAAGTCTATGCGCACAAACCCATAATCGTTGGCTGGCCATGCGGCGCCGGCTTCACGACGCCAGGGGCTTTCGATCCGGTCCCGGATCTGCCTAACGGAACAGACAGCTTCGTGGCACAGTTGGACGAGAACGGGAGCGCACTCGCCTTTGGAACATGTCTCGCGAACGTGCGTCTGACCAGTCTTGATCTCGACGCTCTCGGGGCGCCGGTCGTCCTCGGCGACGGGGGAGCAAGTTTCCCGACGACGCTAGGAGCGTATGATCCTGTTGGCCCCTTTGCGAACCCGATCTGCCAGCAGCCACCGTACCTGTTCTGTGGGCCCGATCATGTTGCGGTGGCTAAGCTATCGGCGGACGGCTCGGCGCTTCAATGGGGCACGTTCATCGGCGGGTGCGTGGACGAGTCGACATTGGCTGTGCGGCTCGATGGAGCTGGCAACGTCGTGATCGCGGGCACTACCCTGTCTCCCAACTTCCCGGTCTCGTCGCAACCAGCTCAGAGCCAGATCGGCGAGGGTTGGGGCCGGTGTCAGACGGAACCGGGAAAGCGGTGCCGATGGTGGGACGATCTGTGCAACAACGGATGCACGGACTGCGACGGGTGCTCGTGGGATTGGGACGGCTTCGTGGCAAGGCTGAGTGGGGATGGGAGTCAACTCTTATCGAGCACGTTCCTAGGTGGCAGCTACTTTGACGCGATCAAAGGGCTAGAGCTGGACGGCGATGGTCGTCCGATCGTCGTCGGCACAACGCTGTCCGACGATTTTCCGGTCGACGGAAGCCCGTGGGATCCGACGCTCGACCAAGTAATTTATCAGGACGCATTCGTGACAAAACTAGAAGTGGATGGCACCGTCTTCCTTGCGAGCACGTTGTTAGGGGGCGACGGTGGAGAGGCTGCGAATGGAGTCGCGCTGGACTACGCTGGGAATCCCATAGTAGTTGGAGTAACTGGCTGGGGATACGACGTTCCCCCACAATGCGATTTCCCAACGACACAATACGCATTCCAGCAAAACCGTCCAAGTGACTATTCGGGGTTCCTGACCAAGTTACTCCCTTTGACGCGCTGCCTCCACCTTGTGAACCAACCTGGTACTAACGTCACAATCTTGATGGATGCGGCATTCTATGGCGAGTGTCCGTGGCCAGAGCGGTCTGACTCGCTGGACGGCTATCTCTACGACGTGATCGAAGGACGGATTGAGAACCTCTCGCCGACGTCCATCGGCCCCGTCAGTCCCCTTGCCTGCGATATGTCCGACGTGGTCTTGGAGAACGAGTCCCTTCCCCGAATTGGCCACGTGCTGTTCCTGTTGGCGCGACGTTCTCCAGGAGGCAGTTACACAGACAGCGATGGTCCAGGATTGGTGGGAACAAGGCAACCGTCGTCCGGAGATTGTCCGTGAACGTTAGAACACGGCACCCTTGCAACGACTTCGCCGAGCATGAACCCAGAGCCCATGGACACGGCAACAAGGCGTACGAACGCGCGCGCAGCTTGAAACCTGCCTGGTAATCCTCGGGCATGAGGATCGTGGTGGCCGATCGTGGTGGCCGAGCGGTCGGCCTCCGTGATGACCGGAACGTCCGGGCCTGCATTGCCCGACGCGCCCGCCGGGTCACGCTACTGGTTCCCCCTTGACTTCCT includes the following:
- a CDS encoding thrombospondin type 3 repeat-containing protein produces the protein MSAAARFVLAAGVVVSFLHASAQEPCVQLPLGAVGWWPGDNDALDIKGGNDGVLWYGASYSGGVVGAAFNLDGGDDYVEIADRDDLTPPSLTLGAWVNPATMTGDGAIVSKYDSFKSGTSWILLMLAGGRLRFGVYGDRTGHPKTRYIDSNEPVLFSNSFQHVAATFDDLTKNLKLYVNGTEVPGTTYGVTDLSIWNSETPVRIGVYVDITNHLIAHWDGIIDEVQIFSRALSRCEIKAMADARSGGACKGDTDGDGLLDFNDNCPGLSNAGQENVDGDAAGDACDCAPADPGVFAAPGEVGMLQVRTVGDNSELDWCSSALEAGIASVYDVPRGTLNEFPVGTGVSETCLPPGSFTSPAATDPAVPTTSSGFWYLVRSRNGCGVGTYGFRSNGTERATAVCP
- a CDS encoding DUF2934 domain-containing protein, with protein sequence MRSDKINRMKEPVPPAKNNLSWVTRAMEVMLVSTVDGIASLSTIPQNQRRKLIAEAAYLKAERRGFRGGTPERDWLDAEAEVDAILLHAC